ccgttgtattgatatgtgagaacttttggaaggccaatgaatgcatttagactggttttctttgcccgactattcactttaaatcaAACATCAGTTGACAATGTAGTGTATACCTTTCTCGACACTGCTTGCCAGTTTCTACCATTCAAAAGCTTGGAAATAAGAGTCCACCTTTTTGGGCCAAACTTTTGGACAAGCTCTACAACTTTGTCGTCTTCCTATTGAAACAAAAgatattcattaaatatttatctcTAAATCAACATTAATAACAATTTCCTGCTACATATATAGGCTTAAAGTCTGAGTGTAAATAACTGTTCCATAAACTGAATCGAATcgttgtttttttatgaaagaaCAAATTCAAATAGAATATGTCCATCAATTTAAAGACAAAATTTCCAACAAGATGTATGAAGTATCCCacagaaatattttcttcataaatTTGTTTAATACTGCATTGATTAATTGTCTTTTGAATtcttatcaatcaaaatacttgcTTCCTTTGTCCAAGGTCCTTTTATAAGGGCAGGATTCAAGACTTTGTGCCAGCGATGTTGACACTGAATATCTGTACGATCCACGAAATACTTTGCCACAAGTTTCCAGTCTTGTGTTCCGCAATATTCTAGAACCTTTTTTAGCTTCTCATCCTTTAATGAAAAGTTAAACATCATATGATTCATCTCAATCattaattatgaattttaacTCCAAAAGACTTTCTTTCATATAAGAATACATCTAGACTTTTTAGGGaaaggtgattttttttttcaaccaCATGTACTGGCTCGCAACTCATTATCTTGATTTTGAATGGCACAATATACAAAATGCAACTTTCATATATTTCTTGTGAGTAGAAAGATAATATACCAAAATTAACGACAACATTcagataaaaattaaaaaatggcAAATTTCTGTAAATCTTACCTCACAAGAATGACATTAGTCAGGGGGAAGCGCGATATCAGCTTTATTCTAAGATAAATAGTCCTGATTCATATATTGTCTGCTTCCTATGATGCCAGACAACGGTGTACAAAGATGCCAGACAACGGTGTACAAAAAAACTTAAGTTGGAAGGGAGATAATACAATTTTAATAACTTGACACAAAAGAACGCTGGTCAGGGTCACCTAAGCGCTTTTAACCAGATGACAAAATATAAGGTAGAACACTATAtatgttgattttgtttgttatttcaatGTTTACAAAATCAATAACCACCGAAAATCATTTAATTATCCttattatttattcaaaatgcCAAGCATTCACGAAGACATGTTAAAATCATTCGTTATTTTGCTAGAGCGTAGATCGTGAAATGGCGGGCGTCATTACCCTGTGATGTCATAATCGACCATAATCTTAAGATATGACTGGTGGCAAACAAGACATGTTTTCTCTCTTTTCCATGAATATTTTcacatcaatttttttttcttaaatacttagaaatttgtgaatatatgttgatattaaattttattatttcatcacaccaaactatttttaatattttttttttaaatcacgaTAATGGGTACAGTAAATTGACGTGATCACGATATGTTACAGCCTTTTTCAAacgattgtttttgtttaaaaaaatgattataaattgATGGAATTAAATGAACTGTTGTGAGGTAAAAATTATTTAGATGcctaaaaatcatactctaaaTGCaacgtttagaaaaaaaattgagaaaaatttccattttttcaCGATAATGATTCGCAAGCCAGTATGTTtctaaaagaaatattttcaatataaatatttaaatacagacTGAGAGATGTGATTGATCCTATTAGCAATGGGAGGAAATCTCTTGACTATTGCGAGGGAACCCTCTGTGTCATTTTATGCTGTTTCAGATCACATCTGACATCACTTGTTTCTTATAAATGTTGTTCAATCTAAGCTGGAGAAAATCAAAATCATCTAAAAAAAGCAAGAATCATGATCACATCGCTGTAAATTAAGATATTGATAAAGtttattacattaattacatatatgGAAATCTTGCTTTAAAATAACATTGCttaacttataattagtaataaaGCACAATGTGAATTTGTGCAGGTACATTAATTTCACTAATTCATCACCTCTTCTTTTGTCCAACGTCCTTTATTGATGAACCGATATCCGTAATTGTGAGAAGCATTATAATCGTGATCAATATGCTCTCCTTCATCAGAGTCCTCGTCACTACTGAAAGACTGTCTGCTGAAAGCTGCAGTTCTGGAAAATAATATGCATCAACGAAATCATTACAGGTGCCTGATATAATTAATTCAGTTcagttttgtaaaataaatcaatcaTTCAATAACCTATTTTGCCTTTATCCTAAAGGAAGGCAGTCTGACATGTTTTCATAATTCTTTTTCCCACTCAATAATTGCTGACTATGCACAGTGTGAGACAAAGGCCTACTAAAATGTAGACTAGAATACTACATTACACTTATATGGCAAATTAGGTTAATTGGGTCCGATTTGTTAAAACTCGTCCAACATGTCGATGATTTTGGGACAGACATTTTACCTTTCATTTATAATCCTGTGATATGTGTTATCTCGGTAGCTGTAAACGAACGTCATTTTGTTGGAATCAATTAAATCTCCCAACTaagtaaatttaacaaaataactGTAAATCTTCTGTTGCCGCAATTGACAGAAAAAACAATGCCGCAAGCCATTTTCTTGATATGGTGCTCCGCACGCGCACGTGAAACATCATTGCCATTGGTGATTTTTGACGTGTAGAATACGTGCACGCGCAGAAAAGAGCCAAATATCAGAGCAATGACAATGCGATAAAATTTCACATTGATTCATTAATTAGTAACATAATAACTAAATCGCATTCATAATACACAGTGACTTAAAAAGTTTACATTGTTATTTACAGGCTTAGAATCAGATTCATTCCTGGCAAAGAGAAGTATGTTTAACAATATGAAGTCAATGCCCTCGAGCATCTATGACCAGCTGAATCAGAAAACTTCATTGACCAGTTGGccaaatcaaaatttcattaattacaATGCGTGTTTATTCTATTTGTATGATCATCAATAAACAAATCAAGTATCTTGGTTTGCTTTAATCACACGAAGAAAGAAATATAGAGAGAGGGTCCGAAATGGTCCCCCTGCCAcatacaaagaaaaaatgtagGAATATTGCTGTACTTACCGGTCTTCCGGCAGATTAGACATACCGATCGCCAAAAACACAATTCATCTGTACTTCCATAACAACACTAGGGCTGTGTTTTCATATCTAACAAATCTGAATATGCAGACGTGGAAAATATAATGGGCAAAATATTGGTAAACAAACAGCAATGGCGGTCAAATCGCGCGCTAAGATTGAGGCTACAATGAAAGACGtaatctgattggctgatatcTGACTTCCGGGCCTTGCGTCAAAACTAAATTTAGTAGTCAAACGAGCGGGGACACACGTGTGTGCCACAGAAAACGAAGATACACTATCGATGCCTACAgtgttttatctatttttaacatctcaaacatcaaaatttattCGACACGAGGATAAAGCATTTTACATtatgaaaaagtaaaaaaaaaaaaaaacgggacATATTTCCCAAAAAATAAactatacatgaatattattatgtatttattgattGAAAACATCTAATTATTCAATATTTCCAACAATTCAacattttcatatacatgttcgttactgatgataatatattaGAACAATGACCGATCAAGCACAGCACCCTGCAGTTTTGATAGACCTAGCGCCAAATTTCAgatttaatgtatatgtataaatgacGTGATAGAATCTTATTTTCtttgtgatatatttttattttttaaaagataatgGGAAATCACTATCTAATATATAGTGGGATCTAGCATAACAGCATAATAACCATTTGTGCAAATTTTAAAAACTCCCGCCCGGCAATAGGTTGACTATGACAATTCTTCTCCAAACCGCACAATGGAAATATAATAAAGTGATTTCAAATTAAACCCTGGAGGACTGTCAATCCTGATTTTCACGGTGAAAATGAATTTACAAAAAACTTACTATAAATGTACCGTATCCACAATATCATGTAGGCGGTTAAGTCGGGTATGGATGGTTCGATGAAACGTCAGTAATGGGGGGTAATGGTCCCTAATATTtcgtaccccccccccccaaatacgtatactttttttcatatatcattacatataatccttgtacacatctatagtctgtggcgtcgctaacaggaaattaatgaatatgcaaattAGCGTATAAGTTTGGGGGGTTCGGGGTATCAcctggaaaaatattacgattttgaatGACTGATATTagttttatgatgtattttgatgtttttgcgagcgccgaaggcgcaagattttggtgtttgggtgGTCcgggggccccccccccccccccccccccccccgagaaaaaatattacgatttggaatggctgaaatgagttttacaaagtattttgatgattttaaagagttcttaacacggtaatttttcgatttaaagtaacctgcatttagaaatgatgaagtcaagtaaattttatttaaaattggtACATAGTTAAAACACATGACAACACAAGCCCATGTGGGCTTTTACAACCGACTATTGCACATTGCAGTGTaactaaaaataataatgaattgattgcCTTGCTgtgtcaaaaacaaattaatcttttaagaagcattttttgtaATAGTATAATTccttaatggacattttcagtctagttcgtgtgtattgaatattcattataaaaaatttgaacattacgtgcttaaACGTTctaggaaacgcgccgcgcagtggaaaattttctaaaatgaagttcaaaaatgtgcaggaggacccatttttctttcaaatgtgcacatTTCGGCGAaaatgtgggggggggggggcaaaaataCATGTTTGCCCCCCTACCCCCTGCCTGCTTCCTACGCCCATGTACATTGATATTTGTCACCACAAGATATCAGCTGAATTTCTGGTGATTTCATCGTTTTTGAATACCGGTGATAATTCCCCGATCTGTGCGAAGTTTGTCAACTCAATAAACGTTTCTTGTCGCGAAAACTTTCAGGTTGTGGAAAGTGTTCATGGATAAGACCAATGGTATGTGGCACaaatttttttgtctttgtttttttttgttttttttttgttgttcttttgttgtttatttttttataacaagATATCTCAAATTAAGGAAAAATCCCAAAGCATAAAAGACCATTCCTAAAATTGTGCAAAACATTAATTCCTCCCACCTACAAGCGATCCCCCCCCCACTCCACCCCCGCGCGGTATCGCCTACACCCGATGAATATGCTTTTTCGAATATTGTTGCCAACTTGTTTTCGTCGCGTTGATTCGATTCAAATGCAGACTTTTGAAAAATCACTGCGGTAGAGGAAGTAATACTTCCATCCAACATCGATAGCGAAGTTAAAAGTTACGAGGCCCTGTGATTCATCGACTGGAAAAGTAGCTTCGCGCACTTTTGTGAATCGAGCGGAGATGGCTGAGATATTGTACAAAGTCCTTTTACAATTGTTCTTATTTCATTGCCATAAATATCCAATGGGTTAGGCACAAGTtacaacatatcaaattatACATCTGTATCTAGTTGGTGTTCTTTTCCTCCAGATATCATTTCTAAACAGGGTGATGTCGGGTACTTCTGCAAAAACTGTATCTGTACAGACCACGGGCGTTCGACTCTATGGACATTTTTCtctatacatatgtaatactgtgacGACACAGTATTATGGttatagagagaaaaatgtctataaacGCCTGTGCTAAGACTCTATAGGCTACCTTATTAAGCTTGAATACTGGGCACCGGACTGATAATTGGTAGTTATTTCATAATTTGTGTAAAAGGGTAAACTATTTTTAAAGCAtccaattttaatgaaaaccaTTGCATAGGGATGTTCTGGGGCACAAGTACTGATGGTTTCGATGGATGAGAGAACCAAAAATGGCTGCATGCAGCCAAATGTATCTTCTTAGTGGGCGGGCCATTTCTAATGGACATGGTTTCTTAGTTTCTGACATATTCTTTGGCAACGCGTTTTGAATTTAGACGCCTttagtttaataaaaaaaatgaagacatAATCTGTtacatttaatgttttttattgaaaatcataaaaatcaaCAAGTGTTAAAACAATTCAAAAACTTCCTGGAAATGCCACTTTTCTAACCAATCAAATTCGAATCGTTTTcttttttacatttgataatttcCTAACTAAGTAATTTGTAGAAAACCTACATGAACTGACAACAATGAACTGACAACACACTTATACCAACAAAGAGTCAATTGCAATATGGAGCATTCATTTAATCAATCATACAAGTCATTGCTTATCACTCAATTTTAAGATACATGCAGGTTATTACATTGTAAAgaacaaaagaaataaatacacaaTACAATATCATTACTGTATAACAATGAATATTCATGAGTGCTTCCTTTGTGATTTGAAGCTTTCAAACCATTTAAAGAGTAGAGATGATTAACATATGATTGAAccatttttgttgtttgttagTGTTTTTGTGGTTTCCTAACAACTTCATAAATGGCAAGCATCTCTACATAACATTTTATGTTGTACATTATTCCAGTCCTTTCTCACTCTCTTATATTTCTACCAGACATATAATTTTTTCAATGCAAGCACcatattattttatgaattcaaaactaaataaaaTTGATTCAAGCAACCAAATTCTCATCTACCAGGTATTAATTACCTTAGAAAATACTAAAACTAGTAGTTCCCTTTATTGATGTTGATGATCTGATTTTAATTAGTCTGGTGTCTAATTAGGAAATTTTATTCATCCCAACAAACAAGATCCCAAACTCGAGGTAGTCGGGTCTCCTGAACGTAATGGTGTAGATAGGTACAGCTCAGCTTCATTTTGGCATTCTCTGCTGCAAAGTGTTCAAGCGCTGCCTGTGCAAGTAAATTAAATGTAGAGTGAGccaaaaattaacaaaataattattatatatcaactcttaaagatgctccaccgcctacagagcataaatgatattcatcatttgaacaataattggtgtttaatcgtgtatatttatgcctaattaacacgaaaaatgatataaaataatttatttcgcctttgttgcatgcgcaatcagtacagaggacttcattccatataggatatagtgccatggaattttttcgggatgcaattaataatttttcatatttttaacttgaaatagaAAGGATCTTTAAATGGTAAACAAATCATATTAGTTCTGTAAATCTTTGATTGCTTATCTTGTCATCTGTGTCAGACACTTTCAGTagatcattcacccctgaagacatatgTAGACTTGCCTAAGTGGTGAATGGTTTAATAGTATCTTATGTGTACTACCTTTATAAAAATAACCAAAGTTCATGAACTCAAAATCTCTTAAACTTTAAGAGACTATTTTAGTTATTTCAATGCACATTGTCAGTAGCTACTGtcagaaaagatatcaccttctaaAAAGTCAATCAGAAGGGGATTTCATGAGAGTATTGAGTATTCAATCAgaaatcaattaattatataatataaatacaaaacaatggATAATCAGACACAGTATGCTTTTATATTGGGAGGTAAATTGTCTTGCCTTTGCCAGTATCTTTGCTATGCCCTGCCCTCTGTAGGCTGGGGGTACCTCGGTATGATACAAGTCTACAAAACCAGGCCTGATCCAATCATACTCCAGAATAGCAGAATCCTTTCTCCTTTTTCCATCTGTGTACATGCAAAATATACTTTTATGATTGCCATTAAATTTGGAAATTATTATTTGGGTCAACCAAGGACAAAGTCCTAATTATCTATCAAGATATTataatgttcaaataaaatCCTTTGCTAACAAATGActtgtttttaaaacaactaTGGTTTTTGGTAATCAACATCATTGCACAAATATTTAAGCtacaatatattgataaaacaaaatcttcATCGACATAGTTCacaatttcaaataataaatgaatttctgtaatatttttttttaattaagtaCATGTTCGAAAACCTAAAGTACCACATACCACATATCTGATTACTATGTTTTTTCTTCacaaaacatttcatataaACCTGCATGACACTGTGTTACACATATGGACTGATGGATATCCACATGTCTCATATAACATTAATCTAATAATATTAGAcctcgatattgagaaacttctaaCGGGAAATATCGacacgtaatgatcaaaagtgtcttgtCGTGCTAAACCTCTAACATTGTTCTGTTGTTGGagtaatgtaatattttcaGTCGTGTAAAAAACAACTACATATCGTCAGCTGATAATGATGGTAACCGTTTGACAATAAATTACCCAGTTCTATGTTAATGTAGAagcattttttctttttgtcatgTCCTACAATAAACGGCATGTCGCTGTCCTTGTCCGCTACTGTCTCTGGCGACTGAGGACCGTCTGTAGAGCTCGCCGCACCAACTTTGGTCTGGCTCATTGTCAACGATGGCTGGCAACGCGTCAAACTTCGGCCTGTCCCGAACGTTGGTAAGAATTTGATTAAGTTTCTGTGAGACATTGCATGTCTACAATAAACAGCACAAAGGAAGTGTTCGATCTGTTAGCTCCAATCGGGTTGTCAACTAGATAAAATCCTCATTTGAACCTTATCAGCTGACAGACGATTGATATTCAGGTCGGTTCGGTTACTACCGGAAGTTATGATTTCTAGTAAATGTTACTGTACTGAAGCTGTTATATAAAAGGGTTAACAACCGAACCAATGTCTAGTGATATGAATTCGTTGATTAATATTAGTATAAGTGGTtatttggttaaaattttctttaatagtTGTACACATGGAAAATATCTTATGCAACAAGTATTTGTGTACCTTCAGCTGAATGGTTTTacaattgtaattttaaaataaaacgcAGATTTCAATACACCGTGTGGCGTTCCTCAGGGGAGTTTATTAGACCCTCttttgttttatacaaattaaaccTTGTTTCATCATACAAACATTGCATTTGCTTATTTAACGacatgaaatacaaaaatgtaaacaaataaaaaaacaaatgaaaaaataaaataaaatccttCATTATTTATAACAGGTTGTTTTATTTCGTAACATTTTTTACAGTTCTCTGCATGCCTCTTTCTCTCGCCCTCATTAAttcaaacaatatatacaactaacaatgttaacattaaataaatatatacacaaagtcgcactaatttacatttgaaatttttcTACTTGTACCACGAGAGAAATTCATATAACCAGAGACACAAACAAGCAAAAAGCGTCTTCATGTAGAATATCGAAACAAATTCATGAAGACACTACTTCTTactcacagggacctggcacaagtTTTTAACCAATATTATTATACTAATACTGTTAGTTAGAAATACGTGCCAGGTCCATGTGTTCTTACCTGCGTATGTGAAATTGTATTTAACACAATTTTATTTACAACTTATCGCTGAAGGAAACCCTTGCTAaactatacatttgtatgtgaaaACGAAACTAACAAGGATTTAGCCATGAACAGCCCAACAATGTAAAATACGGTTACACGGAATTCATATATCGTAGATGAGCaacatttaatattaaaatagtATCATATTCCTCAGTTGTTCATTGGTATTACGCTGTACTACATTGTATTCGACCGGAGCTACCGAGGGGAGATAAATCACATTGTATTATGTGTAATACCCGATGTCGTTTAGGTTGCATTGTATTCAGTCAAATGTTACGTTGTATGTGCAATGGGACATACTGTTGGAATTTCATGGATCACTAAAGTCCGTGTGTAATAAATAGtattatacatttaaatgaacatgtcatatacaaatTCTAATTCGTATACAATTTCAATAATAGTTAAAGCTTATAATTACACATTATACACTTCAAGTTACAA
The DNA window shown above is from Argopecten irradians isolate NY chromosome 8, Ai_NY, whole genome shotgun sequence and carries:
- the LOC138330238 gene encoding protein NATD1-like — encoded protein: MSHRNLIKFLPTFGTGRSLTRCQPSLTMSQTKVGAASSTDGPQSPETVADKDSDMPFIVGHDKKKKCFYINIELDGKRRKDSAILEYDWIRPGFVDLYHTEVPPAYRGQGIAKILAKAALEHFAAENAKMKLSCTYLHHYVQETRLPRVWDLVCWDE